The Aspergillus flavus chromosome 6, complete sequence nucleotide sequence CGTGAGGCTTGGAGCGCTCGAAGGCAGTTGCCATACCACGGGCAGCCAGTCTGTCTTTACCCAAAACATGCTGCACAGGGTTGACAGCGCGAGGGCGCAGCAGGGAGGCCCTGCTAGCGCGGAAGAGGAGGTTGGCGGTTCTGGAGATGCTAGACATGTTGACTGCCCTGCAGTGTAATGACAAACGAAAGATGAACCAGAGGAAACGcgatggaatggaagaaacgGAGCTGGTCTGAGGGTCGAGAAGATCTCCAGTCCCCCGAAAAATTTAGGGAGATGCTTAGTCATCTGTTGTCCAATCACAGGTGCCGAATTGCGGAGGCTTTCCCCATCcaactacggagtattatGGAACATCAACTTGGGTGGGAAGCTATTGGTACCTGTCCGGAGTAAGCGTCGCTGAGAGTACTACTACTTTATgtctataattatttagcGGAACAACTATACTTATGTCGTATAGTATTTATGTATATTATACTATCGAGGATCGGTTCTAGGACCTTGACAGATAGCAGATACCGGTTCTTGTTTATTCACATACGGAATTGAGGTTGAGGTCAATGTAATACAGTATCATGGCGCCGGCAGCTGCTCGGGAAAGCACATCCATTATATTTACAGAGTCCTCTGCCACTTTGTATCCATAATATACACCAAAGAAGGTCGCATAAAGAAATCATTGACCCAgatcctttctcttcacAACAAGTACCACATGTTTGCCAGGTTCTCCTTCCATCGGTTTCACTTGCATCGCATTGGCATCCTTAGTAGCCTGCAACACACTATCCATCACATGCTTGACTTCCTCCACAGTGGGTGACCTCTTGCCTCTCTTTTTGGTCAATATAACCTCTACTTTCCGGCCCTTGTCGAGGAAGTTTGTCAATTGCTTCAGTCGGTGGGAGAGATCATGGGCATCAATAGCCCAGTTCAGCTCGATCTGTTTGAGCGAATTCTTGTTGACGTGCGCAGCCTTTGCTTTCGCACGTTCTTGCTCTCGTATCTCAAGTCGATTCACGACTTTGCAAACGGGTGCGCGGCCGCGAAAGCCAGGGGAGACTTGCAATATGAAATTGTCCGGGCGCTCTATTGTCAGCAAGGCATCATGAAGCCTTACGGGTGGATCCAGTTTGCCATCTTCATTCACAAGCTGGATATATTCTGACcggatttcttcatctttcacCTGCCTTGCTCTTGCCTGGGGCTGTGCATCTTGCTGTTGAGGCTTGCGGCGGATGGAAAGAAGGCGGGATTGCGTGAAGGTTGGGAGAAAAGCGGGACGAAGACACTGGGGTCTAGGAGTTTCAATAGGTGCGAGAAATATACGGCGCAAAGCTTGTGTGGTTGAGATAAAACCACGTATATGCTTCATCTTGAGCTGTAGTCCGGCGTAAAGGACTTGAGGGAAGCTCACAATCGAAGGTTCAGGAGCTGTGGGTATtcaaaaataataaaaatgaaatcGCTCTCGAAGCGACTGACAATAGCGCCAGGTAGGTCTAATCGGGCGTGAAAGGATCGAGAGGGGCACTCCCAAAAGAGATATAGCTTGGAATGTATGATGAACCCCaggtatgtactccgtagtacgTCCCGTCATTCAACGGATGCATTCGGCGGCGAACCAGCCACACGTGCGCCACACACTCACGGGGGCGGGATCGAGACCCTGGGACAGGCCGCCTGCAATTTATCTCCTTTTGATTGcgccctttttttctcctgaCATCTATCAACCCTCGTTTCGCTGGTTTTGCTTTACCATCCACGATCCTTTTTGGGCTGGTCCGGAGGCTCCTGGAGGATCTATggtttctcttcatttcGACCGTTAAcctatctttcttttccaacTCGGTCGAAACTATAACAGCGTTTCCCCGGAAAGAAACGTCACTAGCTCGTCCTCTGTCTTATTTCTTGTATGTCGACTGGATTTGACGGTCGACATATAAACCACGCGCCATCTATCCAGAAGCCAGGCTCTAGAGTCAGTAGACGCTCCAATTCGCGGGCATCCCAACCCGCGAATAACACACCAAGCTACTCACCGGACACTTGTCAAAGTCCGTCAACCGACATAATGGCACAAAGCCAGAGGTCCCGGTACCTAAAGACCGGCGCCATCGTAGGCgccttgttcttgatgattCTTTGGCTCTCTCCATCGAAGCCAGCAGTGACAGGCTTTGGCCGCGGTATGTTGCATAAAATTGTTCGTCGACTATCTATGTCAACTAATAGGCCGTGTAGAGAAATCCCCCACTGGTGTCGCTCCTCTAACGGATAAATGCACCAAGCCTCATGACCCCTCGAAACCGTTGATTCAGTACGCTCTAATGATCGATGCTGGTAGTCAAGGCTCTCGGATCCATGTCTACCGGTTCAATAACTGCGGCCCTACTCCCGAACTTGAACACGAGGAATTTGAACAGAccgagaagaggaagggtGGTTCTGGATTGAGCTCATATAAGGAAGATGCCGAAGGAGCGGCCAAGAGTCTTGATCCTCTCATGCAGGTTGCGATGAGGACCGTTCCCGAAGAGTACAAGTCTTGCTCTCCAGTCGCTGTGAAAGCCACCGCCGGTTTGCGAATGCTCGGGCCAGAGATGAGCCAGAACATCCTGGAAGCCGTAAGGCATCGCCTGGAGACTGTCTATCCATTCCCCGTCGTCTCTCGTGAGAAAGGAGGCGTTGAGATTATGGATGGATCGGACGAGGGTGTTTACGCATGGATCACAACTAACTACCTTCTCGGAAAGATTGGCGGTCCAGACGAAACGCCGACTGCTGCGATCTTTGACCTAGGTGGTGGTTCTACTCAAATTGTCTTCCAGCCCACATTCGAAAAGAGCAAGTCGGGTGGTATGCCGGAACGCTTAGCGGACGGCGATCACAAGTATGAGCTCCAGTTTGGTGGACGGGGCTTCGACCTGTACCAGCACTCCCACCTTGGATATGGTCTCATGGCTGCACGTGAAGCCATTCACAAAGCTGTCGTTGAGGGTAAAATGGCCTCCAGTGGAAACGATATGGCTTGGTTGAATCAGCCCATCCCTAATCCTTGTATTGCACCTGGAATGGAGCGCGATGTGGAGGTGAAGTTTGACAAGGAACACCCACTTGGATCAAAAGTGACTGTCAAGATGGTTGGCCCGCAGGAtggatcttcttcgcctgccCTGTGCCGCGGCTTCGCGGAGAAGATTCTCAAGAAGGACGCTGAATGCAAACTTGCACCTTGCTCTTTCAATGGTGTTCATCAGCCCTCGCTTGAGAAGACATTTTCCAGAGAAGACGTTTATATCTTTTCCTACTTCTTTGACCGCACTAAGCCCCTGGGCATGCCTGACTCTTTCACTCTGGAGGAGTTGCACCAGCTCACATCCACCGTCTGTGCCGGCGAATCGTCATGGAAGATTTTCGAAGGCATGGGAGAAGCCATGGCCGAGCTACGCGACCGTCCTGAGTGGTGCTTGGATTTGAACTTCATGCTTGCACTGCTGCACTCTGGCTACGAGATGCCATTGTCCCGAGAAGTCAAGATcgccaagaagatcaagaacaacGAACTTGGCTGGTGTCTAGGCGCAAGGTAAATAACCCCTTAACTGTTTTCATCGCTTTATCTTGTTTGAAATTGTGCTAATATTCTATCACAGCTTGCCTCTTCTAAGCCAAGAGTCGGGATGGACTTGCCGCGTGAAGGAAGTCTCTTAAATATGATGGATATGGCGATATGGTGATGTATTGAATTTTTCTCACATCAGATGGCATGTGTAcatctgttttcttttcctgcaAATATGGCTAGATTTGTGTCATGTCGATTATATGGATTGTTACTGTCGCTATTAGACTTTGCCCAATTCCCTGTGTGGTATAGCAAAAAGATATGGAAATGCAATTGATGTCCTGGATACTGCTAGAATTcatatactagtataatCTTTCAGACAAGCTATAAAATTACTCTAGTCTATTCTTCTATAAACGAAATAACAAAAACTTTTAGATCCCACGTACAGGACTAACCAAAGGCCAAACAGACAATATATCGTACAGAAAGCTCATCCAATATGTAGGTGAAAACATATCACATCCGTAAGCGCCGTCCATGAAACCCAAATCCACGTTTCCTGGCTCTTATTCGTTCATTTCCTCAATTGTTGGCTTTTTCGACGATGTAGTATCTTTGTTGCCCATCAGTGTTTCCAAAACGTTCGATTCGGATGGCGCATTAGGATGTGATTCTGCGTAGCTGTATGCAGGGCCTTCGTCCGAACCCTCGCTCTTTGCACTAGGGGCGACGCCGTCGGCGGGGCGTTTCTCTTCGAGGACGCCTAGGCCAAGATTCTG carries:
- a CDS encoding translation initiation factor IF-3, C-terminal domain-containing protein — encoded protein: MKHIRGFISTTQALRRIFLAPIETPRPQCLRPAFLPTFTQSRLLSIRRKPQQQDAQPQARARQVKDEEIRSEYIQLVNEDGKLDPPVRLHDALLTIERPDNFILQVSPGFRGRAPVCKVVNRLEIREQERAKAKAAHVNKNSLKQIELNWAIDAHDLSHRLKQLTNFLDKGRKVEVILTKKRGKRSPTVEEVKHVMDSVLQATKDANAMQVKPMEGEPGKHVVLVVKRKDLGQ
- a CDS encoding nucleoside phosphatase (unnamed protein product) — translated: MSTGFDGRHINHAPSIQKPGSRVSRRSNSRASQPANNTPSYSPDTCQSPSTDIMAQSQRSRYLKTGAIVGALFLMILWLSPSKPAVTGFGREKSPTGVAPLTDKCTKPHDPSKPLIQYALMIDAGSQGSRIHVYRFNNCGPTPELEHEEFEQTEKRKGGSGLSSYKEDAEGAAKSLDPLMQVAMRTVPEEYKSCSPVAVKATAGLRMLGPEMSQNILEAVRHRLETVYPFPVVSREKGGVEIMDGSDEGVYAWITTNYLLGKIGGPDETPTAAIFDLGGGSTQIVFQPTFEKSKSGGMPERLADGDHKYELQFGGRGFDLYQHSHLGYGLMAAREAIHKAVVEGKMASSGNDMAWLNQPIPNPCIAPGMERDVEVKFDKEHPLGSKVTVKMVGPQDGSSSPALCRGFAEKILKKDAECKLAPCSFNGVHQPSLEKTFSREDVYIFSYFFDRTKPLGMPDSFTLEELHQLTSTVCAGESSWKIFEGMGEAMAELRDRPEWCLDLNFMLALLHSGYEMPLSREVKIAKKIKNNELGWCLGASLPLLSQESGWTCRVKEVS